The Streptomyces phaeolivaceus genome has a window encoding:
- a CDS encoding ABC transporter ATP-binding protein, protein MTTPHLDAPTTDRITAAAARATELTKVYGQDETQVVALDAVNVEFQPAEFTAIMGPSGSGKSTLMHCMAGLDTITSGSARIGDTEVTTLNDKKLTRLRRDKVGFIFQAFNLLPTLTALENITLPMDIAGRKPDQQWLDTVVSTVGLAGRLKHRPNQLSGGQQQRVAVARALAGRPEIMFADEPTGNLDSRSGAEVLGFLRTSVRELGQTVVMVTHDPVAASYSDRVVFLADGHIVDDMHSPTADAVLDRMKRFDAKGRTS, encoded by the coding sequence ATGACCACCCCCCACTTAGACGCCCCGACCACCGACCGCATCACTGCTGCCGCCGCCCGTGCCACGGAGCTGACCAAGGTGTATGGGCAGGACGAGACCCAAGTGGTCGCCCTTGACGCCGTCAACGTGGAATTCCAGCCTGCCGAATTCACCGCCATCATGGGCCCCTCTGGCTCCGGCAAGTCGACCCTCATGCACTGCATGGCGGGCCTCGACACGATTACCAGCGGATCCGCCCGCATCGGCGACACCGAGGTCACGACCCTCAACGACAAGAAGCTCACCCGACTGCGCCGTGACAAGGTCGGCTTCATCTTCCAGGCCTTCAACCTGCTCCCCACGCTGACCGCTCTGGAGAACATCACCCTCCCCATGGACATCGCGGGCCGCAAACCCGACCAGCAGTGGCTCGACACGGTCGTCAGCACCGTCGGCCTCGCCGGCCGCCTCAAGCACCGCCCCAACCAGCTCTCCGGGGGCCAGCAACAACGTGTCGCCGTCGCCCGCGCCCTCGCCGGCCGCCCCGAGATCATGTTCGCCGACGAGCCCACCGGAAACCTCGACTCCCGGTCCGGCGCGGAAGTCCTCGGCTTTCTCCGCACCTCTGTCCGAGAACTCGGCCAGACCGTCGTCATGGTGACCCACGACCCCGTCGCCGCCTCCTACTCCGATCGTGTCGTCTTTCTCGCCGACGGTCACATCGTCGACGACATGCACAGCCCCACCGCC